A genomic region of Fodinisporobacter ferrooxydans contains the following coding sequences:
- a CDS encoding cyclase family protein — MLANQFQEFWQTLCQDYKIIDLSHKLEEHMPQWPTHSRFFHTLWDSYWHGDVAIDYQIMMNEHTGTHMDAPAHFIQAGESNLWIDEVPLEQTLGTCVRIEMRHIAPKGLVPASAIMEWEKTYGKIQSGEIVLFDYDWAKFWNKRPNDRKYTTDWPGLSREAAELLVERGAKLVGCDTLAIDTYGHEENPAHYVLLGNKVLICENLHQLWQIPPRGGYFIALPLPIKKGSASPVRAICIVPKTEQQKQMIEECV; from the coding sequence ATGCTGGCAAACCAGTTCCAAGAATTTTGGCAAACCCTATGCCAGGATTACAAAATTATTGATTTGTCTCACAAACTGGAAGAACATATGCCGCAATGGCCGACACATTCCCGCTTTTTTCACACATTGTGGGATTCGTATTGGCATGGAGATGTTGCCATCGATTATCAAATCATGATGAATGAGCATACGGGAACACACATGGATGCGCCTGCCCATTTTATTCAGGCGGGCGAGTCGAATCTATGGATTGATGAAGTGCCATTGGAACAAACCCTCGGGACTTGTGTTCGGATTGAAATGCGCCATATTGCCCCAAAGGGATTGGTTCCTGCTTCTGCAATTATGGAATGGGAGAAAACCTATGGCAAAATTCAATCTGGTGAAATTGTGCTGTTCGACTATGACTGGGCGAAATTCTGGAATAAGCGACCGAATGATCGGAAGTACACCACCGATTGGCCTGGACTGAGCCGGGAAGCGGCAGAGTTGCTGGTGGAACGTGGCGCAAAATTGGTGGGATGCGACACATTAGCCATCGATACGTATGGACATGAGGAAAATCCTGCACATTATGTTCTTCTAGGGAACAAAGTCCTTATCTGTGAAAATTTGCATCAGTTGTGGCAAATTCCACCGCGGGGCGGATATTTTATTGCGCTGCCGTTACCGATTAAGAAAGGTTCTGCATCCCCTGTCAGGGCGATTTGTATCGTTCCGAAAACAGAGCAACAAAAACAGATGATTGAGGAGTGTGTATAA
- a CDS encoding cyclase family protein, producing the protein MPWLQLSYRFKLDDPGWPGNPTMNYIPFSSISDGDDANTYTLSIFNHQGTHMDGPRHFNENGVTLSELPIDSFIFQQVELIDLPKDFGELVTVEDLEPYANRIANADLVLLRSGMWKKRDEDPFRYANEGPGVSAAACRYLAENYPNLRGIGMDWISLASYIHHSEGVLAHQWLLGKFHSHTLLIIEDMDLRYAKEGSVKKVIALPLLIEGIDSGPCTIVAEVD; encoded by the coding sequence ATGCCGTGGTTACAGCTTTCCTATCGATTCAAACTCGATGATCCGGGATGGCCTGGAAATCCAACAATGAATTATATTCCATTTTCGTCTATTTCTGACGGCGACGATGCCAATACGTATACGCTATCTATCTTCAATCATCAAGGGACTCATATGGACGGTCCAAGACATTTTAATGAAAATGGTGTAACATTAAGTGAGTTGCCAATCGATTCTTTTATTTTTCAACAAGTAGAACTGATCGACCTTCCGAAAGATTTTGGAGAACTCGTAACGGTAGAAGATTTGGAACCATATGCCAATCGTATCGCAAATGCCGACCTTGTACTGCTGCGCAGCGGGATGTGGAAAAAGCGGGATGAAGATCCTTTCCGCTATGCAAACGAAGGCCCGGGAGTGAGTGCTGCTGCCTGCCGATATCTGGCAGAAAACTATCCAAATCTGCGGGGAATTGGAATGGACTGGATATCCCTTGCTTCCTATATCCATCATTCGGAAGGCGTTTTGGCGCATCAATGGCTTTTGGGAAAGTTTCATTCTCATACGCTGTTGATTATTGAGGATATGGACCTAAGATATGCGAAGGAAGGCTCTGTAAAAAAAGTCATTGCCCTCCCGCTATTGATCGAAGGAATCGATAGCGGACCATGTACCATTGTTGCCGAGGTGGATTAA
- a CDS encoding LacI family DNA-binding transcriptional regulator: MEKKQHLTIQDIAQIAGVSISTVSRVLNNTAPVSKSTRNRILKVIQQTGFSPNAMARGLRLGSKTVGIVIPDITNQFFVEFVKGVEEILLSEGYSLFIANEDWDAAKRAHYIQQMIERRVEGVITFGNFDEQTFKVLRDHHVKIVSNENDNASVNSVQTDNRKGGFLATEHLIQNGHARIAVFGYTNQEAWQQERLLGYEDALLYYNIPFDGALVFTANPFGNPGYELTKQVLQSDMPPTAVFAMVDAIAIGVYQAADELGVRIPEQLSVIGFDNISLCTLLHPKLTTVAQPIHELGRESAKMLIDDIQTGTEQSPRKLVLPVQLVIRDSTAKL, translated from the coding sequence ATGGAAAAAAAACAGCATTTAACCATTCAGGACATTGCTCAAATTGCGGGAGTATCGATTAGCACAGTATCCAGAGTACTGAACAATACAGCTCCCGTCAGTAAATCTACCCGGAATCGCATTCTTAAAGTCATTCAGCAGACAGGTTTTTCGCCGAATGCTATGGCACGCGGATTGCGCCTTGGTTCCAAAACGGTAGGGATCGTCATACCGGATATTACCAATCAATTCTTCGTAGAATTTGTAAAAGGCGTCGAGGAAATTCTGTTAAGCGAAGGCTACTCGTTGTTTATTGCGAATGAGGACTGGGATGCAGCGAAGAGAGCACACTATATACAGCAGATGATTGAACGCCGGGTCGAGGGAGTCATTACTTTTGGAAATTTCGATGAACAGACGTTTAAGGTTTTGCGGGATCATCATGTGAAAATCGTCTCAAATGAAAACGATAATGCAAGTGTGAATTCTGTCCAGACAGACAACCGTAAAGGCGGTTTTTTGGCGACGGAACATTTGATTCAAAATGGGCATGCGCGCATTGCCGTATTTGGCTATACAAATCAGGAAGCATGGCAGCAGGAACGCCTTTTGGGGTATGAAGACGCATTATTGTACTACAATATACCTTTTGACGGCGCTCTTGTTTTTACGGCCAACCCCTTCGGAAATCCGGGGTATGAATTGACCAAACAGGTTTTGCAATCGGATATGCCTCCAACGGCCGTTTTTGCCATGGTCGACGCCATTGCGATCGGCGTTTACCAGGCGGCTGATGAACTTGGTGTGCGCATACCCGAACAACTTTCGGTGATCGGTTTCGACAATATTAGCTTGTGTACGCTTTTGCATCCGAAATTAACGACAGTTGCCCAGCCCATTCATGAATTGGGCAGAGAATCGGCAAAGATGTTGATTGATGACATACAAACGGGTACGGAGCAATCACCGCGGAAATTGGTGTTGCCGGTACAGCTGGTGATTCGAGATTCGACTGCCAAACTTTGA
- a CDS encoding LysM peptidoglycan-binding domain-containing protein gives MQTHVVTIGDTWWKIAKTYNVSLPDLLALNGRAEKNQGLIIGEKVQIPSQEFGLEEKNEPDKTKGTALTPPVFSKADSWGNLGTYVTQPGDTWATIAEHFYLTIGHIKAANPHLLDMTWLPAGQLINIPSIGVILQEHQQKKQQSQSQQHAHLQQTHLHPPGYAKMQMKPQSFYPYYPNWAYPYSIYRCNCDYCKSRQDIPEQNDDEAFESSGSPESSSFWGSSSYFESSSMVMESSSSGFQAGGEGN, from the coding sequence GTGCAAACACACGTCGTCACGATCGGGGATACATGGTGGAAAATCGCCAAAACGTACAACGTTTCTTTACCGGATTTGCTTGCACTCAATGGGCGCGCCGAAAAAAATCAAGGATTGATCATTGGAGAGAAAGTTCAAATTCCAAGTCAGGAATTTGGTCTCGAAGAGAAGAATGAACCTGATAAAACAAAAGGGACCGCATTAACTCCCCCCGTTTTTTCAAAAGCTGATTCGTGGGGGAATTTGGGTACCTATGTTACACAGCCGGGCGATACATGGGCTACGATCGCAGAGCATTTTTATCTGACAATTGGACATATCAAAGCAGCGAACCCACATTTGCTGGATATGACATGGCTGCCTGCCGGACAATTGATCAACATTCCATCCATCGGCGTTATTTTACAAGAACATCAGCAGAAAAAACAACAATCGCAATCCCAGCAGCACGCGCATCTTCAGCAAACACACTTACATCCTCCCGGATACGCAAAAATGCAGATGAAACCACAATCATTCTACCCCTATTATCCAAACTGGGCATATCCATATTCGATCTATCGATGCAATTGTGACTATTGCAAAAGCAGGCAAGACATTCCAGAGCAAAACGACGACGAAGCGTTTGAAAGCTCCGGCAGTCCTGAAAGTTCCTCCTTTTGGGGAAGTTCTTCATATTTTGAAAGTTCATCGATGGTCATGGAAAGTTCCAGTTCAGGATTCCAAGCCGGCGGAGAGGGGAATTAG
- a CDS encoding phosphotransferase produces MFSPYAAKKLYWLPDIENAYGLKIEAIVEMRSVNGIRADGRNYIVKNLGSSVAVKRLHALARALEQIYRQGGPVCPILRTNHGRFYTRSQENVYILQPWIKGRHVDFTKQNELKAALQAIGRFHSKPVVLANEYARELEIPSLYEKYAIRLQRCQRTLHNHSQLWSQVLDSALWEAMQERAKDSIQSMKEKLIDHRAALLSKSFCHRDLAPHNLMYRSTQKITLIDFDLAGFDVSMHDVYQVMNHTMYLHGWHARDILTILDTYDACAGMSSQDRKLLYDLMTFPSLLIREIQDLHKSWKAGRIKDPEKIKMRIRWVQEIEYAKLQWIEKNRNELFSV; encoded by the coding sequence ATGTTTTCTCCTTATGCTGCCAAAAAACTGTACTGGTTGCCAGATATCGAAAACGCATATGGTTTGAAAATTGAAGCAATCGTTGAAATGCGCAGTGTAAATGGGATTCGTGCAGACGGACGCAATTATATTGTAAAAAATCTCGGCAGTTCTGTTGCCGTGAAACGACTTCATGCATTGGCGCGCGCGTTGGAACAAATCTATCGTCAGGGTGGTCCGGTGTGTCCGATCTTGCGGACAAATCACGGCCGTTTTTATACCCGATCACAAGAAAATGTGTATATCCTGCAGCCATGGATCAAAGGAAGGCATGTGGATTTTACAAAGCAGAATGAATTAAAAGCCGCCTTGCAGGCGATTGGCCGCTTTCATTCAAAACCGGTTGTGTTGGCAAATGAGTATGCCAGGGAACTGGAAATTCCGTCTTTATATGAGAAATATGCGATTCGCCTGCAAAGATGCCAACGAACATTGCATAATCATAGTCAACTATGGTCACAAGTATTGGATTCGGCTCTTTGGGAAGCCATGCAGGAAAGAGCAAAAGATTCGATCCAATCAATGAAAGAAAAATTGATTGATCATCGGGCTGCATTGCTATCGAAATCCTTTTGTCATAGAGATTTGGCTCCACACAATTTAATGTATCGAAGTACGCAGAAAATTACGTTAATTGATTTTGACCTGGCAGGATTCGATGTTTCGATGCACGATGTATATCAGGTGATGAATCATACGATGTATTTACATGGATGGCATGCACGAGATATATTGACGATTCTTGACACATATGATGCGTGTGCCGGAATGAGCTCACAGGATCGCAAGCTACTATACGATTTGATGACATTTCCGTCATTATTGATTCGCGAAATTCAGGATCTGCATAAATCATGGAAAGCGGGACGGATCAAAGATCCGGAGAAAATCAAGATGCGAATACGATGGGTGCAAGAAATTGAATACGCAAAGTTGCAATGGATTGAAAAAAATCGAAATGAACTATTTTCCGTTTGA
- a CDS encoding BofC C-terminal domain-containing protein translates to MVRFVSSRFPFFVLFLSCWLFLSLVSHSVAFASEQPEEALFITRYEFGPPTIEQKSIDDFACHAFTVADTTWRMEKALTFTSSVPVFYRSIQDIAPAAKGHLFFGLDASNNLCLFDGKPAHRRILRRFDHLSLPAVRASVPKATYEQLKQGIPIQTIDEYRSVLSTFIRYSDMTS, encoded by the coding sequence ATGGTGAGATTCGTATCGTCGCGGTTTCCGTTTTTCGTGTTATTTCTGAGTTGTTGGCTATTTCTTTCCTTGGTTTCCCATTCGGTTGCCTTTGCCAGTGAACAACCGGAAGAAGCATTGTTTATCACTCGGTACGAGTTTGGCCCGCCTACCATTGAGCAGAAATCCATAGACGATTTTGCCTGTCATGCGTTTACAGTTGCAGATACAACTTGGCGAATGGAAAAAGCATTGACATTCACATCTTCCGTACCGGTATTTTATCGTTCGATTCAAGATATAGCACCAGCAGCCAAAGGCCACTTGTTTTTTGGATTGGATGCAAGCAACAATCTTTGTTTATTTGACGGAAAACCGGCACATCGCCGCATCCTTCGCCGCTTCGATCACTTGTCGCTTCCGGCGGTTCGCGCCAGTGTGCCAAAAGCAACGTATGAACAATTAAAACAGGGAATACCGATTCAAACCATTGATGAATATCGTTCCGTACTCTCTACATTTATTCGGTATTCAGACATGACATCGTAG
- a CDS encoding N-acetylmuramoyl-L-alanine amidase, with translation MLSRKTIVFACLFMTLPLIWEPAISYGKTLPSVIVIDPGHGGIDSGTTAGSILEKDIVLSIGKDIAKQLEKDHVIVYMTRDQDKDASKLYPTPLKSRHRSDLLNRVRFFHEHAASMVISLHVNHSGSSSTSGALVFYQREQPFSTLYAPFLQDTLNTFYTAKQRPLTGPYYILRAAHVPVFLLEIGFLSNPSDREKLTNPVWQHSFATSMTKAIELGLAFQWNR, from the coding sequence TTGCTTTCCAGAAAAACCATTGTCTTTGCATGTTTGTTTATGACCTTGCCGCTGATTTGGGAACCTGCGATTTCCTATGGCAAAACATTGCCATCGGTGATCGTCATCGATCCTGGACATGGCGGGATTGATAGCGGTACAACTGCGGGCAGCATTCTTGAAAAAGATATTGTCCTTTCGATCGGCAAAGATATCGCCAAGCAGCTCGAAAAGGATCATGTCATTGTATATATGACGCGTGATCAAGATAAAGATGCAAGCAAGCTCTATCCGACCCCCTTAAAAAGTCGGCATCGCAGTGATCTTTTGAATCGTGTACGTTTTTTTCATGAACATGCGGCATCCATGGTAATCAGCTTGCACGTAAATCACTCGGGCTCATCTTCCACATCGGGTGCGCTTGTTTTTTATCAGCGCGAGCAACCATTCTCCACTCTGTATGCACCTTTTTTGCAAGATACACTCAATACATTTTATACTGCGAAACAACGTCCATTAACAGGACCCTATTATATTTTGCGTGCAGCGCATGTCCCTGTTTTTTTATTAGAGATTGGTTTTCTTTCCAACCCTTCTGACCGAGAAAAATTAACAAACCCTGTTTGGCAGCATTCCTTTGCTACTTCCATGACGAAAGCAATCGAGTTGGGTCTTGCATTCCAGTGGAATCGATAA
- the ruvA gene encoding Holliday junction branch migration protein RuvA has protein sequence MIASLRGVIQSAESDCMVVEVSGVGYQVFVMNTVLQQFHQGNSIFLYTYQAVREDGIFLYGFLERMEKELFLLLQNVSGIGPKASMNILNHTSPEDFIQAVLEEDLSFLVGLPGVGKKTAQRFIIELKDKVEWPALGKANRWEPSDSKLHPEFLPDVADALSALGYSEKEVRETLKQLQQEATTETNVQAWVKAALRKMAT, from the coding sequence ATGATTGCAAGCTTGCGCGGCGTGATTCAAAGTGCGGAATCGGACTGCATGGTAGTTGAAGTCTCTGGTGTCGGTTATCAAGTGTTTGTCATGAATACGGTTCTTCAACAATTTCATCAAGGGAATTCTATTTTTTTATATACCTATCAAGCAGTTCGCGAAGATGGAATCTTTTTATACGGGTTCTTGGAACGAATGGAGAAAGAGTTGTTTTTGTTGCTGCAAAATGTATCGGGCATCGGGCCGAAAGCATCCATGAATATATTGAATCACACATCGCCGGAAGATTTTATTCAGGCTGTTTTGGAAGAGGATCTTTCATTTCTGGTGGGACTTCCAGGAGTCGGTAAAAAAACGGCGCAGCGTTTTATCATTGAATTGAAAGACAAGGTAGAATGGCCTGCTTTAGGGAAGGCGAACCGATGGGAACCATCCGATTCAAAGTTGCATCCGGAATTTCTTCCGGATGTGGCCGATGCTTTATCCGCGTTGGGCTATAGCGAAAAAGAAGTCCGTGAAACATTAAAACAATTGCAACAAGAAGCAACTACAGAAACGAACGTGCAAGCATGGGTAAAAGCTGCCTTGCGGAAAATGGCAACTTAA
- the ruvB gene encoding Holliday junction branch migration DNA helicase RuvB, which translates to MQERIIGGQFQQEDAPLESLRPQRLDDYIGQADVKENLRVYIQAAKMRQEALDHVLLYGPPGLGKTTLAMIIANELGVRLRITSGPAIERTGDLAAILTTLEPGDVLFIDEIHRLHRSVEEILYSAMEDYALDIVAGKGPTARSVRIDLPPFTLVGATTRAGSLSAPLRDRFGVVSHLNYYEIPDLQNIIQRAASILHVELNAEGSYEIAARSRGTPRVATRLLKRVRDFAQVNFEPCIDGRVACQSLECIGIDEKGLDEVDHKLLRGIIEMFAGGPVGIDTIAAAIGEEAETIEDVYEPYLLQIGFLQRTSRGRVVAEAAYSHFGIPFSGR; encoded by the coding sequence GTGCAAGAGAGGATCATCGGAGGTCAATTTCAGCAGGAAGATGCTCCATTGGAAAGCTTGCGGCCTCAACGATTGGATGATTATATCGGACAAGCTGATGTAAAAGAAAACTTACGGGTATACATACAGGCTGCAAAAATGCGGCAAGAAGCTTTGGATCATGTGTTGTTATATGGTCCTCCCGGTCTCGGGAAAACCACGTTGGCAATGATTATCGCCAATGAATTAGGTGTTCGTTTGCGAATTACTTCGGGACCCGCCATTGAACGGACCGGAGATTTGGCAGCGATTCTGACTACTTTGGAGCCGGGTGATGTTTTGTTTATCGATGAGATTCATCGGCTTCATCGATCCGTCGAAGAGATTTTGTATTCTGCCATGGAAGATTATGCTTTGGATATAGTTGCAGGCAAAGGTCCGACCGCACGTTCTGTCCGCATCGATTTGCCGCCGTTTACACTTGTTGGCGCAACGACGCGGGCCGGTTCCTTATCTGCCCCGTTACGAGATCGTTTCGGTGTTGTCAGCCATTTGAATTACTATGAAATTCCTGATTTGCAAAACATCATTCAACGTGCTGCGTCCATTTTACATGTAGAACTGAATGCGGAAGGGTCCTATGAAATTGCTGCACGCAGTCGCGGAACTCCGCGAGTGGCAACGCGACTCCTGAAAAGGGTTCGGGATTTTGCACAGGTGAATTTTGAGCCTTGCATTGATGGCAGAGTAGCTTGCCAATCGCTGGAATGTATCGGCATCGATGAAAAGGGACTTGATGAGGTTGACCATAAATTATTGCGGGGAATCATTGAAATGTTTGCTGGCGGCCCAGTAGGGATTGATACAATTGCTGCTGCGATCGGAGAAGAAGCGGAAACGATTGAGGATGTATATGAACCGTATTTGCTGCAAATCGGCTTTTTGCAGCGAACATCTCGTGGACGGGTTGTCGCGGAAGCCGCATATTCTCATTTCGGCATTCCTTTTAGCGGCCGGTAA
- the sigI gene encoding RNA polymerase sigma factor SigI, whose product MSLFPFRRKQQTKNDELSLEQLLADIQAGDEQARDAFIRKYIPFVAKVASQSSKRFIRQGEDDEFSIALSAFNEAINRYDQSKGANFLSFAETVIKRRLIDYFRSKSSRNRDIPLTEFEIEDDEKNVINVVEVQKSIDEHTRQKEQMDRAEEILRYTEVLASFDIHFEELVELSPKHSDARQSAIEVARVISADPLLMKHLHEKKSLPLKQLLEHVKVSRKTIERQRKYIIAIALILSGDFELLQGYIR is encoded by the coding sequence ATGAGTTTGTTTCCGTTCCGGCGCAAACAACAAACGAAAAACGATGAACTGTCTCTGGAACAATTGCTCGCAGATATACAAGCGGGTGATGAACAGGCTCGCGACGCGTTCATTCGTAAATACATCCCATTCGTGGCAAAAGTAGCATCACAATCATCCAAGAGATTTATTCGCCAAGGGGAGGACGATGAATTTAGTATTGCATTGTCCGCGTTTAATGAGGCGATCAATCGCTATGACCAAAGCAAGGGAGCCAATTTTTTAAGTTTTGCCGAAACGGTGATCAAACGCCGACTCATTGACTATTTTCGTTCAAAATCCAGCCGGAATCGGGATATACCGTTAACCGAGTTTGAAATTGAAGATGACGAGAAAAACGTGATCAATGTAGTCGAAGTACAAAAGTCAATTGATGAACATACCCGACAGAAGGAACAAATGGATCGGGCTGAAGAAATCTTGCGATATACGGAAGTATTGGCATCTTTTGACATACATTTTGAGGAATTGGTGGAATTATCGCCCAAACACAGCGATGCAAGGCAAAGCGCGATCGAGGTTGCGCGGGTCATTTCAGCAGACCCTTTGTTAATGAAACATTTGCATGAAAAAAAATCACTGCCTTTAAAACAGCTGCTGGAGCACGTCAAAGTAAGCAGGAAGACGATTGAAAGGCAACGGAAATACATTATTGCCATTGCACTAATTCTCTCCGGTGATTTTGAATTGCTCCAAGGATATATACGGTAA
- a CDS encoding anti-sigma factor domain-containing protein, whose protein sequence is MRCKGVIMKLHEDSCYVLTNDSQFLEIPLPPNVQIGQEIEFDSEPQLLTHSLLQKSFAKKRWMPIMGIVASVLIAIGVWQGYSVFRAPQAYAFVTVDINPSVEFVVDTRGKVMQQDGLNEDGSAILSNLSTVHLPIQTAVESLSAKAQQEGYLKPDGEILITAAPATDQANNQSFQSIQTLQSKLVSNLQQILSNKKIHVKVQGIIVSKQVRSAARKYHLSPGKFALFLQAQSQGLPVTLDEVRKEPISKILEQHKELSGSFDKMDTKTIDSLLEKWDKKSIEKPKQALPKQEYRQNGKNNQENHKLNTEHSITHGSDQSSGQQQQKEKALEKALQQKRQSIDKGDQNSSTMHSDFSTHERQNRVTSKENNGLHQEHLPSNPIEKVEKEKAKEKELQQMRRNEHQRLQHKEHNDQ, encoded by the coding sequence ATGAGATGTAAAGGCGTAATCATGAAACTGCATGAAGACTCCTGTTATGTACTTACAAACGACAGTCAATTTCTCGAAATTCCCCTTCCCCCAAATGTGCAGATTGGTCAGGAAATCGAATTTGACAGCGAACCACAGCTATTGACACATTCTCTTTTGCAGAAATCGTTTGCAAAAAAGCGGTGGATGCCGATTATGGGAATTGTTGCTTCTGTGCTTATTGCAATCGGTGTATGGCAAGGATATTCTGTGTTTCGGGCACCGCAAGCGTATGCATTTGTGACAGTCGATATCAATCCGAGTGTAGAATTTGTCGTGGATACACGGGGAAAAGTCATGCAACAGGACGGATTAAATGAGGATGGCAGTGCAATATTATCGAATCTTTCCACAGTACACCTGCCGATCCAGACTGCTGTTGAATCGTTATCCGCGAAAGCGCAGCAGGAAGGTTATTTAAAGCCGGATGGAGAAATATTGATAACCGCAGCTCCTGCAACAGATCAAGCAAATAATCAGTCTTTTCAGTCGATCCAAACATTGCAATCGAAGCTCGTTTCCAATCTTCAACAGATACTTTCGAATAAAAAGATTCACGTCAAAGTGCAAGGCATAATCGTGTCAAAGCAGGTGCGATCAGCTGCCCGCAAATACCATTTGTCTCCCGGAAAGTTTGCTTTATTTTTACAAGCGCAGTCGCAAGGACTTCCCGTAACTTTGGATGAAGTGCGAAAAGAACCGATTTCTAAAATTTTGGAGCAGCATAAAGAGCTATCCGGTTCGTTTGACAAGATGGATACAAAAACGATCGATTCACTCTTGGAAAAGTGGGATAAAAAATCGATAGAGAAGCCAAAACAAGCACTGCCAAAACAAGAATACAGACAAAACGGAAAGAACAATCAGGAGAACCATAAATTAAATACGGAGCATTCGATTACGCATGGTTCCGATCAAAGTTCCGGCCAACAACAACAAAAAGAAAAAGCGTTAGAAAAAGCGCTGCAGCAGAAACGCCAGTCTATAGACAAAGGGGATCAGAATTCATCAACGATGCATTCTGATTTTTCCACGCATGAAAGACAAAATCGAGTCACATCAAAGGAAAACAATGGTTTGCATCAGGAGCACCTTCCATCCAATCCGATCGAGAAAGTGGAAAAGGAAAAAGCGAAGGAAAAAGAACTGCAACAGATGCGGAGAAATGAACATCAGCGATTGCAGCACAAAGAGCATAACGATCAGTAA
- the queA gene encoding tRNA preQ1(34) S-adenosylmethionine ribosyltransferase-isomerase QueA, with the protein MIETELSVNDFDFDLPEHLIAQHPLVNRSDSRLMKVDRRTGGIEHRIFSDITGYLNTGDVLVLNNTRVIPARLHGTKEETGAHVELLLLHEREPDIWEVLVRPGKRLKPGARIQFGDGRLRAEILDITADGGRKVRFFYEGIFYEILEQLGTMPLPPYIRERLDDPERYQTVFARHPGSAAAPTAGLHFTEELLEQLQQKGVRIVYVTLHVGLGTFRPVQAAKITEHHMHSEYYHISQETVDVIQSAKKAGKRVIAVGTTATRTLETAAQSGELKAASGWTDIFIYPGYQFRVIDGLITNFHLPKSTLLMLVSAFTSREIMLRAYRVAVEQNYRFFSFGDAMFII; encoded by the coding sequence ATGATTGAAACTGAATTATCCGTTAATGATTTTGATTTTGATTTGCCGGAACATCTGATCGCACAGCATCCATTGGTCAATCGCAGCGATTCCCGATTAATGAAGGTCGACAGAAGAACCGGCGGGATCGAGCATCGTATTTTTTCAGATATTACAGGATATCTCAATACTGGAGATGTGCTTGTTTTAAATAATACCCGGGTCATTCCGGCCCGCTTGCATGGTACAAAAGAAGAAACGGGGGCGCATGTGGAGCTTTTGCTTCTGCATGAACGGGAACCTGATATATGGGAAGTGTTGGTTCGTCCAGGCAAGCGTCTGAAACCGGGTGCCCGTATTCAATTCGGGGATGGGCGGCTGCGTGCGGAAATCCTGGATATAACGGCGGACGGCGGGCGCAAGGTGCGTTTTTTCTACGAAGGGATTTTTTATGAAATTCTTGAGCAATTGGGCACAATGCCGCTGCCGCCGTATATTCGGGAACGGCTGGACGACCCGGAACGGTACCAGACAGTATTTGCAAGGCATCCGGGGTCAGCAGCAGCGCCAACTGCCGGATTGCATTTTACAGAGGAATTGTTGGAACAGCTTCAACAAAAAGGTGTGCGAATTGTCTATGTTACACTTCATGTGGGACTCGGTACATTTCGGCCCGTACAAGCAGCCAAAATAACGGAACATCATATGCATTCGGAATATTATCATATTTCACAGGAAACGGTAGATGTGATCCAATCTGCCAAGAAAGCGGGCAAACGTGTAATTGCTGTTGGCACGACAGCGACACGGACGTTGGAAACAGCCGCCCAATCAGGCGAATTAAAAGCGGCAAGCGGATGGACAGACATTTTTATATATCCTGGATACCAATTCCGTGTCATTGATGGTTTGATCACCAATTTTCATTTGCCGAAGTCTACATTGTTAATGCTTGTGAGCGCATTTACATCCAGGGAAATCATGCTGCGGGCGTATCGTGTGGCGGTGGAGCAAAACTATCGCTTCTTTAGCTTTGGCGATGCCATGTTTATTATTTAA